The window GGTCGTGTCCGCTGGAGACCGAGAGAGGAATGCCCGGTATGGCCCTTCGTATGATCCCCATGGGAAGCTCCATCCCGGTAAGGCCCGTGCTTGCGATGAGCACGCGGCCAGGGCCAATCCCCAGCTTGCGTCCCACCAGTGTGCAAATCTCCTCCGCGTCCTTGACCCCCTGCTCGCCCACGTAGGCATTCGCGATGCCCGCGTTGACCACCACCGCCTGCGCCTTCCCGCCCGCGATGTGCCGCGCGCAGACGCGCACGGACGCGGCTCTGACGGAGGTGGTCGTGAAAACGCCCGCGGCGGCGCACGGCGCTTCCGAGTACAGGATGCCGAGGTCCAGCTTGCCCTCGCCCTCGGTCTTGAGGCCCGAATAGACGGCGCCCGCCTGGAAGCCCGTGGGCGACGTCACCGTGCCGTCGGGCACCTGCTTGAATGGAGAGGAGTTCTTGGAGTTCAACACGTTCCGCGTCTCAAAGCCAAAGCTAAGCAAGTATAGCACAGGGTCATAAGGGCGGCAACGCGAGAGTACCGCGTAGCCGTGATAAGGTGGCGTATGCGCCGCTGGCCGGGGCGCCCCCCGCGCTAGAGGTAGCCCGTCTTCGCGAGAAGCTCCGCCGCTAGGACGGCGCCCTTGGCCGCCCCCATCCGGGTGTTGTGGGACACCAGCACGTACTTGAGGCCGTTCGGCAGCGCGGTGTCCGCGCGCAGGCGGCCCACCACCGTCGCCATGCCGCCTTCCGTGTCCCGGTCGAGCCGCGGCTGCGGGCGGTACGGGTCCTGGCGCACCACGATCATGTGCTCCGGCGCCGACGGCAGCTCCAGCTCGTGCAGGCCGCCATCGAACTCGGACATGGCCTTCGCCGCGTCGTCCGCGTCGCACGGCTTCGCCGTCGAGAGGAATACCGACTCCGTGTGCCCGTCCTTCACGTTGACGCGCGTGCAGGTGCAGCTCACCGCGATGTCGGCGGGCGTGATGCTCCCGTTCTTGAGGCGCCCCAGGATTTTCAGGGACTCCCGCTGGACCTTCTCCTCCTCGCCGAAGATGAACGGGATGACGTTGTCCAGGATGTCGAAGGCCAGCACGCCGGGGCTGCGCCCCGCGCCGGACAGCGCCTGCATCGAGGTCATCAGCACCGTCCTGACGCCGAAGCTGTCTTGTAGCGGCTTGAGCGTGATGGCGAGGCCGATGGTCGTGCAGTTCGGCTGGGCCGTGATAAAGCCCTTCCAGCCGCGGTTCTTGCGCTGTCTTTCCAGCAGCACAACGTGGCCGTTGTTCACGCCGGGCACGATGATGGGCACATCCTCCTCGTAGCGGAAGGCGGAGGCCGTGCTGATAACGGGCGTGGTCCGGGCGAAGCCAGGCTCCAACTCCCGCGCCTGGTCGGACTCCACGGCGGAAAAGACGAGGCTGAGCGATGACGCGTCGAGCTTCGCGGCTTCGACGACGGGCATCGCGAGCGCCCATGCGGGCGGCGGCTCCTCGCAGTACCAGCGGACGGCGCCCGTCCTGGGGTCGCGCAGCGCCTCGCCGTAGGTCTTGCCGGCGGAGCGCTCCGACGCGGCCAGCGCGGCGACCTGAAACCACGGGTGCTTGTCCAGCGCGACGAGGAACTGCTGCCCGACGATGCCGGTGGCGCCCACGATACCAACGCGGTGCATGTTTGCGTGCTCCTGGCCCGGAGTGGCGTTCAGCCCTGATCTACTTCCGACCTATTAT of the Dehalococcoidia bacterium genome contains:
- the asd gene encoding aspartate-semialdehyde dehydrogenase, whose amino-acid sequence is MHRVGIVGATGIVGQQFLVALDKHPWFQVAALAASERSAGKTYGEALRDPRTGAVRWYCEEPPPAWALAMPVVEAAKLDASSLSLVFSAVESDQARELEPGFARTTPVISTASAFRYEEDVPIIVPGVNNGHVVLLERQRKNRGWKGFITAQPNCTTIGLAITLKPLQDSFGVRTVLMTSMQALSGAGRSPGVLAFDILDNVIPFIFGEEEKVQRESLKILGRLKNGSITPADIAVSCTCTRVNVKDGHTESVFLSTAKPCDADDAAKAMSEFDGGLHELELPSAPEHMIVVRQDPYRPQPRLDRDTEGGMATVVGRLRADTALPNGLKYVLVSHNTRMGAAKGAVLAAELLAKTGYL